In Citrus sinensis cultivar Valencia sweet orange chromosome 4, DVS_A1.0, whole genome shotgun sequence, one DNA window encodes the following:
- the LOC102615627 gene encoding germin-like protein subfamily 3 member 4, whose product MNSSLFLYIICFTCIGFCRADFDNLQDICPTDTTKKQTIFINGLPCKSPDRIFASDFKSTKLRDAGDTDKFPYSSLTLLTAADFPGLNTLGLSVARTDLDVDGMVVPHTHPRASEMLFVFKGVVIAGFVDTNRQVFQVMLKAGEVCVFPRGLLHFGFNVGYEFATVFSVLNSQNPGVVSISDAAFSDFDTIDDLVRKFITVSMLDDKSIRNATLSRFNKLKIMKHHI is encoded by the coding sequence atgaattcttctcttttcttgtaCATAATCTGCTTCACTTGCATTGGCTTCTGCCGGGCAGATTTTGATAATCTTCAGGATATCTGCCCAACTGATACAACTAAGAAACAAACCATTTTCATTAATGGTTTGCCATGCAAGAGTCCAGACCGCATATTTGCTTCGGATTTCAAGTCCACGAAACTAAGAGATGCCGGCGACACAGATAAATTTCCCTATTCCTCATTGACCCTCCTCACTGCTGCAGATTTCCCAGGCCTTAACACTCTTGGCCTTTCCGTTGCTAGAACTGACCTTGATGTGGATGGCATGGTGGTGCCTCATACTCACCCTAGAGCCTCAGAGATGCTCTTCGTTTTCAAAGGTGTTGTGATTGCTGGTTTTGTTGACACCAACAGACAGGTTTTCCAGGTAATGCTTAAAGCAGGAGAAGTGTGTGTGTTTCCCAGGGGTCTGCTACACTTCGGCTTTAACGTTGGTTATGAGTTCGCAACTGTTTTTTCAGTGCTTAATAGCCAGAATCCTGGGGTGGTCAGCATCAGTGATGCCGCGTTCTCCGATTTCGATACCATTGACGACCTTGTGAGAAAATTCATTACCGTTTCTATGTTGGACGATAAGAGTATCAGAAATGCCACACTTTCAAGATTTAACAAGCTTAAAATCATGAAACACCACATTTGA